Proteins encoded together in one Onychomys torridus chromosome 1, mOncTor1.1, whole genome shotgun sequence window:
- the Banf1 gene encoding barrier-to-autointegration factor, whose protein sequence is MTTSQKHRDFVAEPMGEKPVGSLAGIGEVLGKKLEERGFDKAYVVLGQFLVLKKDEDLFREWLKDTCGANAKQSRDCFGCLREWCDAFL, encoded by the exons ATGACAACCTCCCAAAAGCACCGAGACTTCGTGGCAGAACCCATGGGGGAAAAGCCAGTGGGGAGCCTGGCCGGGATTGGTGAAGTCCTGGGCAAGAAGCTGGAGGAAAGGGGCTTTGACAAG GCTTATGTGGTTCTCGGCCAGTTTCTGGTGCTAAAGAAAGATGAAGACCTCTTCCGAGAGTGGCTGAAAGACACGTGTGGTGCCAACGCCAAGCAGTCCCGAGACTGCTTTGGGTGCCTTCGAGAATGGTGTGACGCCTTCTTGTAA